A window of candidate division KSB1 bacterium genomic DNA:
TTAAGGATAATCTAAGTCAACCTCAGAACAGCAAGTCTAAAAATTGGTGGTTAGTATAATAATTATTCGATCTCATTATTAGCTATCAAAACTAAACAGGAGAAGCCAACATGAAGCTTGCACAAAGGATGGAAAGACTAGGTACTGAAACAGCTTTTGAAGTGCTTGCAAAAGCGAAGGCGTTAGAAGCTGAAGGGCGAGATATTATTCATTTGGAAGTTGGTGAACCGGATTTTGATACACCATCTCATATTTGCAATGCAGCCACAAAAGCCATCAGTGAGGGGTACACGCACTATGGACCTGCAAGCGGAATGCTGGAATTAAGAAAACAAATTGTGAAAACGATCGGAGATACACGCAATATCCACGTTAAACCGGAGCAGGTTGTGGTTACTCCAGGTGCGAAACCGATCATGTTTTTTTGTGTCCTGGCTCTTGTAAACTCAGGAGATGAAGTGATTTATCCGAATCCCGGGTTTCCGATTTATGAATCGGTAATTGATTTTGTCGGCGCCAAGTCTATTCCGTTGCCATTAAAAGAAGAGAAAGAATTTGGGTTTGATCTGATTGATTTAAAACAATTGGTTACGCCAAAAACCAAAATGATTATCTTAAATTCGCCGGCTAATCCAACGGGCGGAATGATTTCTGGTGATGATTTAAAGGGAATCGCTGATTTGGTCAGAGATACGGATATCACAATTCTTTCAGATGAAATTTATGAATTCATCACTTATGATGATGAAAAGCATGAGAGTATTGCTTCGTTTCCAGGAATGCAAGAACGAACAATTATCCTCCATGGTTTTTCAAAAACCTATTCTATGACAGGATGGCGCTTGGGTTATGGTGTAATGCAGGAACAATTGGCTGAACAAGTTACAAAACTGCAGATCAATAGTAATTCGTGTCCCAACAGTTTTGTTCAATTTGGCGGTCTGGCAGCTTTGACCGGTTCACAGGAAGAACCCCAAGCAATGGTTCGGGAATTTGAACACCGTCGAGGTGTTATAGTCGATGGGTTAAATTCAATTGATGGTATTACCTGCTTAACGCCGAAAGGTGCATTTTATGTGTTCCCCAATGTAAAACAGCTTGTTGAACGAACAGGAAAAAGTGCTAAAGAATTGGCTAACC
This region includes:
- a CDS encoding pyridoxal phosphate-dependent aminotransferase, with product MKLAQRMERLGTETAFEVLAKAKALEAEGRDIIHLEVGEPDFDTPSHICNAATKAISEGYTHYGPASGMLELRKQIVKTIGDTRNIHVKPEQVVVTPGAKPIMFFCVLALVNSGDEVIYPNPGFPIYESVIDFVGAKSIPLPLKEEKEFGFDLIDLKQLVTPKTKMIILNSPANPTGGMISGDDLKGIADLVRDTDITILSDEIYEFITYDDEKHESIASFPGMQERTIILHGFSKTYSMTGWRLGYGVMQEQLAEQVTKLQINSNSCPNSFVQFGGLAALTGSQEEPQAMVREFEHRRGVIVDGLNSIDGITCLTPKGAFYVFPNVKQLVERTGKSAKELANHFLDDGGVAVLSGTAFGKYGEGYLRFSYANSVDNINRALERIETSLKKIL